The nucleotide sequence TAGGATCCTTGCGAGGGCAAAGAAGGGCGGGTTATTCGATCTCATCGAGATACACGATCCAAAACGATCGATCTTTCACCTATTGAGGCTTTCTTCTGGGCTTGAATCGATGATGGTTGGTGAAGATCAGATACTCGGACAGATCAAAGATCTATTTGAGTTAGCCAAAGAAAGTGGAACAGTTGGACCTAAGCTAAATCATGTATTTAACAAGGCGATACAGGTTGGAAAACGAGTAAGATCAGAGACCAATATCAACAAAGGCTATATATCGATTGGATCTGCGGCTGTGGATCTTGCAGAGAAGATAATTGGTGAGCTTGTTGACAAGAAGATTCTCATCATCGGTGCGGGTGAGATGGCAAATCTTGTCGGCAAGGCGCTCGCGGCAAAGGGACTTGAGGCGATCTATATCGCAAACCGTACATTTGAGCGCGCGCGTGTGATGGCAGAAAAACTTGGTGGGGTTGCGGTCAGGTTTGATGAGATAGAATCATACCTTGGGATTGCAGATATTGTGATAAGTGCGACCTCTGCACCGCATTTTGTTATAACTACTGATATGGTAAAAGCAGCGATGGCTGAGCGTAATAAAAAACTCCTTCTCATCGATATTGCAAATCCACGCGATATAGAGGCGGAAGTCGGCGAGATCCCGGGCGTGAGCCTGCAGAATATTGATAACCTCCGTATATTAAGCGAGAGGAATATTGAACGCCGCAAGATGGAGGTTGAGAAGGTTGAACAGATCATAGCCGAAGAGTATGATCGGCTCGTAGATGAATTTAAGGTGAAAGCGGCTGACGGAATCCTGAACCAACTTTATACGATGGCGGAGGATATACGTAGAAGAGAGACCGAACGGGCACTGCGGATGATAGATCTATATAATTATGACCCTGAAAAGACGGTAAAGATCGTTAATGACCTGACCAGTGCGATCGTGTCGAAGATTCTGGCAGACCCCACGACTGCAATAAAGAACGCAACAAGATGCGATAATAAGGATCTCGTCCTTGCAGCATCCTGTCTATTCGACCTGAGTGATTGATTATATGCGCGCATCCTGTCTGATCACGTTCATACTTATTCTGATGATCCTCCCACCACTCTTCATGCAGGGCGTGGGAGCAAAGGATGTTTATCCGCCGGGGATTACCCGTCTACTTGGGGGTGGCCATCCAACCCAGGCATGTGATTACTGCCATTCTGTTCTAATTCCCGATCGATCTGAGCGAAATGGTATTCTTGGCTCATGTATCTGCCATAAAGATCAGTACTCACCCTCTGGAAAGGTGGATATGGATCTTGTGAGCAAAGGACATGACGGAAAACCCTGTGTACGGTGTCATACCGGTCTCAAGCTTGCAGAACTTGATGCAAACCAGTATCACCTCCTCCATGCGAATGTTGAGTGCACATGGTGCCATAAGAAGAGCACAACAGGGTTCATGGTTCCCGAGATGACGTGCGATGATTGCCATACAGGAGGGCCGCATGTTGTGCATGAGGGTAAAACCGAAATGCTCTGCACGGCATGTCACGGTCAGTATGGCGAGCAGTATCAGAGTGCAGGAGCACCGATCTCAAAAGTTGTGAACGGGACAGAAGAGGCTTCAAGAGAGTATATCACGATTCTTGGAATTTTTAAAAGTCTACTGGGCAGGTATCTCGGTGCGTAATCCAGTTCTCTTTCTCATCCTTTCACTCCTTCTCGCAGCATCAGGCTGCATTCAAACAACTGTCCCTGTTGTGAAGGCAGATATTAAAATCGAGCTTATAGATGGCACACCTGTGATAACTGCCATCAACCTGACCCCCTCTGAGGTTAACATACTCCGTGCACCAGCTGGTACAGATGTTGGGTTTCCGAGCGTGAATGGTCAGATGATCATAAACTTCGAGAACGTTGGATACTGGGCAGCGACTCCTTACAGAGGTGCGGGTAATTACCTGCTTACACTGGGGTTCAGAAGGGACAGACTACCAGAAGATTTGGATCACATCAAAGTAGTTATCACGGTCAATGATGCAAATGGCAACACCATCGCCAGAGGGCAGCAGATGCTGATCTGGGGTTATAATGAGGATGAATAGTAACTGGTTCAGGTGCTTTTATAATGTTTGCACGTGAAATATAGATAGATCTGTGCGTGAGGTATGTGAGAATGGTCAGCGATAAAAATGTTACAGCGAAACTGGTCGCCCTCTTCGAAGAGAGCGAAGAGGAATTGATAGATCGCTGGATTGAGAGGGTGGAGAAGCTAAAGCTTGTTAGTGGGCTTTCGGAGGAAGAGAGAGCCAAACAATTTAAGTATGTCTATCATGCAAGTCTCATGGCCCTTAAGAGCGAGGATTACAGTGAGGTCAAGGCGCTTGCAAGCAGGATCGCAAAACAAGGCTCGCTTGAAGGCATACCGGTCAATGAGATCCTTTTGAGCTTCATGCAGTTGCGGGATGTTCGCATAAGAAAACTCTTCATGACATACCGTGATAATCTCGACGAGCTCCTTGATTTGCTGGAACACTTCGAGCAGATCTCGAACAAAATGTTCTCAATCGTCGTATCGGCACTACTGAAAGAACAGGAGAAAGTGATATACGAGCAGCAGCGTGCCATGCTTGAACTCTCAACACCTGTCCTTCAGCTTCGAGATGAAGCGCTTGTCATGCCGTTGATTGGAGTAATCGATTCAGATCGGGCATCGAGGATTGTGGAAGAGTTGCTTCGAAAGATCGTCGAGACACGGGCTTCGGTCGTTGTTATGGATATGACCGGTGTACCGGTCATCGATACAGCTGTTGCAAATCACATATTAAAAACCGTCATGGCTGCAAAACTGCTCGGAGCTGAGACAATAATCACGGGAATAAGCCCTGCAAATGCCCAGACGATTGTAACACTCGGTATTGACCTTTCGATGATCAAAACAAAGAGCACACTCCAGGAAGGAATCAAATTGATGGATGAAATACTTGGATTAGAAGTTAG is from Candidatus Syntrophoarchaeum caldarius and encodes:
- a CDS encoding anti-anti-sigma regulatory factor (antagonist of anti-sigma factor), producing MRYVRMVSDKNVTAKLVALFEESEEELIDRWIERVEKLKLVSGLSEEERAKQFKYVYHASLMALKSEDYSEVKALASRIAKQGSLEGIPVNEILLSFMQLRDVRIRKLFMTYRDNLDELLDLLEHFEQISNKMFSIVVSALLKEQEKVIYEQQRAMLELSTPVLQLRDEALVMPLIGVIDSDRASRIVEELLRKIVETRASVVVMDMTGVPVIDTAVANHILKTVMAAKLLGAETIITGISPANAQTIVTLGIDLSMIKTKSTLQEGIKLMDEILGLEVRKGHKQ
- a CDS encoding glutamyl-tRNA reductase; protein product: MDEIWSILITHKTADIADIERAWHGDVKSLNRMIASDEHVEECVSLKTCNRVEVYIVSSEPTKVFDRILARAKKGGLFDLIEIHDPKRSIFHLLRLSSGLESMMVGEDQILGQIKDLFELAKESGTVGPKLNHVFNKAIQVGKRVRSETNINKGYISIGSAAVDLAEKIIGELVDKKILIIGAGEMANLVGKALAAKGLEAIYIANRTFERARVMAEKLGGVAVRFDEIESYLGIADIVISATSAPHFVITTDMVKAAMAERNKKLLLIDIANPRDIEAEVGEIPGVSLQNIDNLRILSERNIERRKMEVEKVEQIIAEEYDRLVDEFKVKAADGILNQLYTMAEDIRRRETERALRMIDLYNYDPEKTVKIVNDLTSAIVSKILADPTTAIKNATRCDNKDLVLAASCLFDLSD